The following nucleotide sequence is from Bradyrhizobium roseum.
CGGCGGCGAGCGGCACCGAGGCGCGCAACGGGCCGAAGAAGCGGCCGATGAAGATCGAGGGCACCCCCCACTTTCGCACGAACGCCTCGCCGCGCGGCAGGATTCCGGGATAGCGCGAGAGTGGCCACATCTCGGCGACATGCTCCTTGTATTTGAAGCCGATCCAGTAGGAGACCCAGTCGCCGAGCGCCGCGCCGATTCCGCCGGCCAGCCAGATTGGCCAGAAACTGATGCCGCTGACGCCGATCAACGCGCCGATCGCGACCAGTGCACCCCAGGCCGGCACCAGCAGCGAGACGAACGCCAGCGATTCGCCGAACGCCAGCAACATCACGATGGGGGCTGCCCAAACCTGATTGTCGCGCACGAAATCAGCCAATGCGCGCGCAAAATCCTGCATCTCCTGAGTGCCTTCCCCGCCCCGTTTGCGCCGTTGAATCGGTTCACCGATTCAATAGGTCACGACAGCTAAGCCAGCCGATTGCGTGACTTCAAGTCACAAAGGTTGGCATGGATCGTGATTTCAGGCGATTATTCAAGGCCGGAACGGTAAAGTACGGGTTGAGCGCGCCGTAAATGCCCGGCGCAGCCCCCGGCACCCTCGGTCAGCTCTGCGGCGTCGGCGCCCGTCTTGGCGGCTTCGGCCGGCGGGCCGGCGGCGCGACCGGCTGCAGGGTCACGATAACCGGATTCGGCTTGTGATCCTGGGCCGCGCCGGTGGCGGCATCGACACCCATTCCGACCAGGCCACCGACCAGGAGATTGCCCGCGAAACCGGCCGCACCAGCCCCCGGGATTTCCTTGGTCAAAGGAATCACCTGCGGCTCATAGCCTTCCTTGGTGACGGTCACTGTGATATCGGCGCTGCGCTTGGCCACGACCACACAGGGGGTGACGCAGGTCGTCGGATTATCCAGCCCCGACAGCTCGGCCGTCGCCCCGGCAGGCGTACTCGAGATCGAAATATTCTCGGTTGTTCCCCGCGTTACGGACGCACATCCCACACACGGCGCCGCGATTGCTACGGCCAGCACAAATCTGATGATCATTTACACTCCCCACCCACCGGAACCTTTGGGCAACTCTAAAGTGAATGCAAGGGGAGACCCGCGCGGGCATTGCGATAATGTTAGCCGCGTGGCTTGGAGGTGACGCTCCGGCTCCGAGGCTTTGCAGTCCTGCCGTCACTTTTTGAGCCCATCCATGGCATAGTCAGCGTGACCGATTCGGCGCGCCATACTGCGCGCAACACACGAAGAGCCATGTCCAAGCCATTGAAAACTGCTGCAAAAACCAAACCCAACGATCTCTTTGGGGCGGAATCGAAGGGCCGCACGGCGGCCAAGGCCGCATCCCGATCAGCCAGCGCCGAGGCCGGCTATACCGCCGCCGACATCGAGGTGCTGGAGGGACTGGAGCCGGTGCGCCGTCGTCCCGGCATGTATATCGGCGGCACCGACGAAAAGGCGCTGCATCACCTGTTCGCCGAAGTCATCGACAATTCGATGGACGAGGCGCTGGCGGGACACGCCTCCTTCATCGAGGTGGAACTCGGCGCCGACGGCTTCCTCACCATCACCGACAACGGCCGCGGCATCCCGGTCGATCCGCATCCGAAATTTCCAAAGAAATCCGCGCTCGAAGTCATCATGTGCACGCTGCATTCCGGCGGCAAGTTCGACTCCAAGGTCTACGAGACCTCCGGCGGTCTGCACGGCGTCGGCGTCTCGGTGGTGAACGCCCTCTCCTCGCTGCTCGAGGTCGAGGTCGCGCGCGAACAAAAACTCTACAAGATGTCGTTCGAGCGCGGCCATCCCAAAGGCAAGCTCCAGGATCTCGGCAAGATCAACAACCGCCGCGGCACAAGGATTCGCTTCAAGCCCGATACCGATATCTTCGGCGCCAAAGCCGCGTTCAAGCCGCAACGGCTGTTCAAGATGGCGCGTTCGAAGGCCTATCTGTTTGGCGGCGTGAAGATTCGCTGGCGCTGCGATCCCGCGCTGCTGAAGGGCATCGAAGAGGTGCCCGCCGAGGACGAATTCCACTTCGTCGGCGGCCTGAAGGACTATCTCGCCGCCGCCGTCCACGCCGACACGCTGGTGCATCCGGATATCTTCTCCGGCAAATCCGGCCGCAACGGCGCCCACGGCGCCTGCGAATGGGCGGTCGCCTGGACCGCGGACGCCGACGGCTTCCTCTCTTCCTACTGCAACACGGTGCCGACGCCCGACGGCGGCACCCATGAATCCGGCATGCGCAGCGCGATGCTGCGCGGCCTGAAAGACCACGCCGAGCGCATCGGCCAGGGCAAGCGCGCCGCCCCGATCACCTCGGAAGACGTCATGGTGGGTGCTGCCGTGATGCTGTCGGTCTTCGTGCGCGAGCCGGAATTCCAGGGCCAGACCAAGGACCGCCTGGCGACGGCAGAAGCCCAGAAGATCGTCGAACAGGCGATCAAGGACCCGTTCGACCACTGGCTGTCGGGCAATCCGCTGCAGGCCAACAAGCTGCTGGATTTCGTCGTCGAGCGCGCCGACGAGCGGCTGCGCCGCCGCGCCGAAAAGGAGACCTCACGCAAGACCGCGGTGAAGAAGCTGCGGCTTCCCGGCAAGCTCGCTGACTGCACCAACACGGCGACCGAAGGCTCCGAACTCTTCATCGTCGAGGGCGACTCGGCCGGCGGCAGCGCCAAGCAGGCGCGCGACCGCAAGACCCAGGCGATCCTGCCCCTGCGCGGAAAAATCCTCAACGTCGCTTCCGCCGGCAAGGACAAGCTGACCGCCAACGCCCAGCTCTCAGACCTGATGCAGGCGATCGGCTGCGGCACGCTGGCACATTACCGCGAGGAAGATCTGCGTTATTCCCGCATCATCATCATGACCGACGCCGACGTCGACGGCGCGCATATCGCATCATTGCTGATCACGTTCTTCTACCGCCAGACGCCGCGGCTGATCGACGAGGGACATCTCTATCTGGCGGTACCGCCGCTCTATCGCCTCACCCATGGCGCCAAGACGGTCTACGCCCGCGACGAAGCCCACAAGGAAGCGCTGCTGAAGAGCGAATTCAACGCCAACGCCAAGGTCGAGGTCGGCCGCTTCAAAGGCTTGGGCGAAATGATGCCGGCGCAGCTCAAGGAGACCACCATGGACCCGGCCAAGCGCACCCTGCTCCGTGTGGTGCTGCTGGCCGACGACCGCGAGGGCACCGCCGATTCGGTCGAGCGGCTGATGGGCACCAAGGCCGAGGCGCGGTTCGCCTTCATCTCCGACAAGGCCGAATTCGCCAGCGACGACCTGCTGGACGTGTGAGTCCGGAGGAATTGCCGTCCCATCTGGTGCCCAGCCGACGGCGCGCGACGGGGCGGCCGATTCTATTGAACGGCTGCCAACGCTTAGAAGCGCTTGGAGTCGAGATGTGGTCGCCCGGCTCCAGGAATGCGGAACTCAACCGCAACCTCCTGCCGAGCGCCCCCTACCGCCCCCAGAACCGACTTTCGGGCGATTTTCGGCGGTTTTGGGCTCCTTTTGGCCCGAATCCGCCCGTCTTCTGAGCAAATCCCCGACATTCGTTTTCCGGTCGCTGTGCCTCTCCCGCAACAGCTTTTTGGGCGGGACTGCGTATAGTCCTGACACTGGGTTTTGGGAATCGGGTGCTCGCGCATTGTCAGAGCGGTCGGATTTGACCCTTCTAGACTGAGGATACGGAAATGAAGAAGTTAGTGATCGCTCTGACCGCTCTGGCGGCATTCACTGGATCGGCCGTCGCGGCGGATCTCGGAGCACGCCCCTATGCCAAGGCCCCGGCGCCCATGGCCGCCTATAACTGGACTGGCTTCTATATTTTTGGTGGTGGTGGCGGCGGCCTGTGGTCAGCCGATACGACCGTTCAGTCGACTGCGACAGGCGCCTGCATCCTCTGCACCAATCAGCGCCAGGGTGGCGATGGCTGGTTCGGCACTGTCGGTGCCGGTTACGACTGGCAGGTCGGCCCGACCTGGCTTATCGGCGTGTTCGGCGACGGCCAGTTTGGCAGCATCAAGGGAACGATCCAGGATCAAGTTCCGTTCGTGGCTGGCTCCATCAAGATGGAAACGGCTTGGGCTGCGGGTGCCCGGGTTGGCATGCTCATCGCGCCGAACGTGCTTTCCTACGTGAACGGTGGCTACACCGGTTCCGACTGGTCTGGCACTTCGCTCGTCTCGACCATTAACGGCGCGCCGGCTGGCACTCACACCAACGGCTTCAGCCGCAACGGTTGGTTTGTCGGCGGCGGTGTGGAAAACAACCTGAACTTCTTTGGTATCAACGCGCCGGGCTGGTTTATGAAGACCGAATACCGCACGGCTTTCTACGATCGCAAGGCGATCAACGAACTCGTAGATGGAACCAATGCGCTCGTCGGCCGCGACATCACCTTCAAGCCATGGGTTCAGACGATCAGCACCTCGCTGGTCTACCGCTTCAACTGGGGTGGCGCGCCGGTCCAGGCCAGGTACTGATATCTGCTGGATCCTAGATTAAAAGCCCCGGCTTCGCCCGGGGCTTTTTTTTACGTCTGTCAGGACCGAAGCCAAGCCTACGTCTCACCGTAGGCTTTCACGACGCCACCGACGCCTTCAGCGAAGAGTACGCGCGCCGCAGCCGGCACTCGACCTCAGCCCAATCCGCATCCGTCATCGCCTCTCCGATTTCGTCACGATAGGCCATCGCTTCGGCGCGGCCGATGCCTGCCGTCAGCAGCGACGGGTCGGTTACCGGCTTGTCGTAGATGATCGCGGAGACGCGGGCGACCGTCACGCCGTATTGGTCCGGGCTCACGGCCTCGCGCCGCGCCTGCCACCAGTCGAGTTCGAGGCGCGCATCTCGGCGACATCGAATCCGCCGGGAACGGCGGAGCCCAGCAGGCGGTAGTAGGTCTTGAGCGGTGGCAGGGCGGCGTTCGCCGCCTCGCGCGAACGCGTCGGCTGAAACGCCCTCGCCGCCCGTGCCGCGGCCAACGCGATTCGAAAACTGTCCAGCGGCGAGAAAGCGAATTGCGTCCGCTACATCTGATAGAGGTGACCGAACAGCGCGAGATAGCGCTTCTCGTAATGGTCGCGCCACATCGCCGTCTCCAGCTCGGCGATTTCAGCCGGCTCGAAGCCGCGCAAATCCCCGTACCGCGGCCATGCCGCATACCCGCCGCTGGCGACGACGGCCAGCACAAGCGCGAAGATGACCGTTCTACGGTTCATGGTGTCCCTTGAAATGGCGATGCGACGGGTTCGAGGCCTTGCGGAGCGGGCCGGCTTTGTATTCGATCGGAAGCTACGGCCGCGCCGGGCGATAGTTTCCCGCTTCTGCCGTACAACCCGCGGCTGAAGCGGCGGGAAACGGAGGGAAATCCATGGCCAGATCGCTTTCGATCATCGGCTTTCTGGCGCTCGCCATCGGCCTGCTCTGGATCGGGCAAGGCACCGGCGCCATCCGCTGGCCGCCATCGAGCTTCATGGTCAATCAACTGCAATGGGCCGGATACGGCGCCCTGCTCGGCGCCGTCGGCCTGATCCTGATCTGGCAGGGCAACCGCTAGAATCGTAAGCTGCCCAACCCTCATGGTGAGGAGGCGCGTGAGTGCCGTCTCGAGCCACGAGGCCACCCTGGCGCCACCCATCCTTCGAGACGCCGCTACGCGGCTCCTCAGGATGAGGTCTGACACTTCAAGGAGGCAAGAAGCCCATGACCACAAAACCCTTCGATCTCACCGGCAAGGTAGCCATCGTCACCGGCGGCAATGGCGGCATCGGGCTCGGCATGGCCAGGGGCCTCGCCCAGGCCGGCGCGGCGGTCGCGGTGGTGGGCCGCAATGAAGCCAAGTCGGCAGAGGCCGTCGCCGATCTCAAGAAAGGCGGCGCCACGGCGATCGCGGTCACCGCCGACGTCACCGACAAGGAAGCGGTCGCCGCCATGGTCGGCCGCGTCAGGAGCGAACTCGGCCGCCTGGATGTCCTCGTCAACAATGCCGGGATCAGCATCCGCAAGCCGCCGCATGTGCTCGATATCGCTGAATGGAACAAGGTGATCGAGACCAACCTGACCAGTGCGTTCCTGTGCTCGCAGGCGGTCCACCCCGACATGAAGGCGGCCGGCGGCGGCAAGATCATCAACATCGGCTCGATGATGTCGATCTTCGGCGCCAGCTTCGCGTCGGCCTATGCGGCCAGTAAGGGCGGCATCGTGCAGTTCACGCGCGCCTGCGCGTGCGCCTGGGCCGCCGACAACATCCAGGCCAACGCCATCCTGCCGGGCTGGATCGATACCGATCTGACCAAGCGCGCCCGCCAGGAGATCGACGGCCTGCACGATCGCGTGCTGGCGCGGACGCCGGCCGCGCGCTGGGGCGCGATCGACGATTTTGCCGGGATCGCGGTCTTCCTCGCCTCGCCGGCGTCCGACTTCGTCACGGGGACGGCTATCCCGGTGGACGGCGGCTACTCGATCATGGGCTGAACCAGGCGCTTGCTGCCGCACACAACGAAAAACCCCGGCGGAAAGCCGGGGTTTCGCAACAGTGCAGCAGCAAGGGTGTATCAGTATCTCGGGACGACCGGGCCGCCGAACTTGTAGCTGAGGCGCACCACCGCCGACTGGATGTCCTTGGGCTTGGCATCGAAGGCGTAGGTGGCCGGAGCGGCTGCGCCAGCAAGCTGATAGCTCTTGGTCTCGAATTGCGCGTAATTGTACTCGAGTCCGACGATCCAGTTCGCGGTGATGCCGTATTCCCAGCCGGCGCCGATGGTCCAGCCGTTGTGCCACTGCGTCGAGGATCCGGAGCCCACGGCCGGCACGATGTCGTTGACCGCCAGGCGGTTGTTAACGCCGGCATAGCCGCCCTTGACGTAGAGCAGGTTGTTGTTGAAGGCCAGACCGGCGCGGCCGGTGATGGTCGCCATCCAGTCGGCGCGCCAGCTGAACCGGTCATCGAGGCCGGCGCCGAAAACGGTGTTGAGCACGGTGCCGCGGTTATCGAGGCCGGAAATAGTGCCTTCCAGACCGAAGACGAAGTTGCTGGCCTGCCAGTTGTAACCCACGTGACCGCCGCCGAAGACA
It contains:
- a CDS encoding outer membrane protein, whose amino-acid sequence is MGSMSASAADLAARPYTKAPAPVVAIYNWGGFYIGGHVGGAWTNQEWVNTANTTAFGDLSPGEGFRQRSTGVFGGGHVGYNWQASNFVFGLEGTISGLDNRGTVLNTVFGAGLDDRFSWRADWMATITGRAGLAFNNNLLYVKGGYAGVNNRLAVNDIVPAVGSGSSTQWHNGWTIGAGWEYGITANWIVGLEYNYAQFETKSYQLAGAAAPATYAFDAKPKDIQSAVVRLSYKFGGPVVPRY
- a CDS encoding PEGA domain-containing protein, with the translated sequence MRFVLAVAIAAPCVGCASVTRGTTENISISSTPAGATAELSGLDNPTTCVTPCVVVAKRSADITVTVTKEGYEPQVIPLTKEIPGAGAAGFAGNLLVGGLVGMGVDAATGAAQDHKPNPVIVTLQPVAPPARRPKPPRRAPTPQS
- the parE gene encoding DNA topoisomerase IV subunit B, which codes for MSKPLKTAAKTKPNDLFGAESKGRTAAKAASRSASAEAGYTAADIEVLEGLEPVRRRPGMYIGGTDEKALHHLFAEVIDNSMDEALAGHASFIEVELGADGFLTITDNGRGIPVDPHPKFPKKSALEVIMCTLHSGGKFDSKVYETSGGLHGVGVSVVNALSSLLEVEVAREQKLYKMSFERGHPKGKLQDLGKINNRRGTRIRFKPDTDIFGAKAAFKPQRLFKMARSKAYLFGGVKIRWRCDPALLKGIEEVPAEDEFHFVGGLKDYLAAAVHADTLVHPDIFSGKSGRNGAHGACEWAVAWTADADGFLSSYCNTVPTPDGGTHESGMRSAMLRGLKDHAERIGQGKRAAPITSEDVMVGAAVMLSVFVREPEFQGQTKDRLATAEAQKIVEQAIKDPFDHWLSGNPLQANKLLDFVVERADERLRRRAEKETSRKTAVKKLRLPGKLADCTNTATEGSELFIVEGDSAGGSAKQARDRKTQAILPLRGKILNVASAGKDKLTANAQLSDLMQAIGCGTLAHYREEDLRYSRIIIMTDADVDGAHIASLLITFFYRQTPRLIDEGHLYLAVPPLYRLTHGAKTVYARDEAHKEALLKSEFNANAKVEVGRFKGLGEMMPAQLKETTMDPAKRTLLRVVLLADDREGTADSVERLMGTKAEARFAFISDKAEFASDDLLDV
- a CDS encoding DedA family protein, coding for MQDFARALADFVRDNQVWAAPIVMLLAFGESLAFVSLLVPAWGALVAIGALIGVSGISFWPIWLAGGIGAALGDWVSYWIGFKYKEHVAEMWPLSRYPGILPRGEAFVRKWGVPSIFIGRFFGPLRASVPLAAGIFEMSYWPFQIANFVSALVWSAVLLLVGDVMGKLAEWLWRAV
- a CDS encoding outer membrane protein, with product MKKLVIALTALAAFTGSAVAADLGARPYAKAPAPMAAYNWTGFYIFGGGGGGLWSADTTVQSTATGACILCTNQRQGGDGWFGTVGAGYDWQVGPTWLIGVFGDGQFGSIKGTIQDQVPFVAGSIKMETAWAAGARVGMLIAPNVLSYVNGGYTGSDWSGTSLVSTINGAPAGTHTNGFSRNGWFVGGGVENNLNFFGINAPGWFMKTEYRTAFYDRKAINELVDGTNALVGRDITFKPWVQTISTSLVYRFNWGGAPVQARY
- a CDS encoding SDR family NAD(P)-dependent oxidoreductase, with translation MTTKPFDLTGKVAIVTGGNGGIGLGMARGLAQAGAAVAVVGRNEAKSAEAVADLKKGGATAIAVTADVTDKEAVAAMVGRVRSELGRLDVLVNNAGISIRKPPHVLDIAEWNKVIETNLTSAFLCSQAVHPDMKAAGGGKIINIGSMMSIFGASFASAYAASKGGIVQFTRACACAWAADNIQANAILPGWIDTDLTKRARQEIDGLHDRVLARTPAARWGAIDDFAGIAVFLASPASDFVTGTAIPVDGGYSIMG